The following are from one region of the Paenibacillus sp. KS-LC4 genome:
- a CDS encoding LysR family transcriptional regulator: MELRQLQYVLQIAIEKNFSRAAEKLHIAQPSLSQQLSKLEQELGVLLFRRTTNSVELTQAGQVFVDKSQTILDAIEQLKQEMDDMAQMRRGRLVVGTLPITGSHILPLVLPVFGAQYPQIEVVLVEDTSAKLEQLTASGGTDLSLLSLPLADTSLAWEPLMEEEICLAIPPQHPLAESTEPVPISLLRNEPFIGLKKGQGFRQITVELCQASGFTPQIVFESSNIETVQSLVAGGMGIAFVPKMLTRQRGSEFAPIYLPLSPKASRTLVIASRKGRYLSKATEAFIRTMNKTIVHYK; the protein is encoded by the coding sequence ATGGAGCTCAGACAACTGCAGTACGTGCTGCAAATCGCAATTGAAAAAAATTTCTCCCGTGCAGCGGAAAAGCTGCATATCGCCCAGCCCTCGCTCAGCCAGCAGCTGTCGAAGCTGGAGCAGGAGCTTGGCGTGCTGCTGTTTCGGCGCACGACCAATTCCGTTGAATTGACGCAGGCCGGGCAAGTTTTTGTCGACAAATCCCAAACGATCCTTGATGCAATCGAGCAGCTCAAGCAGGAAATGGACGATATGGCACAAATGCGGCGCGGACGCCTCGTCGTCGGAACGCTGCCGATTACGGGCTCGCATATATTGCCGCTTGTCCTTCCGGTATTCGGCGCCCAGTATCCTCAAATTGAAGTTGTGCTCGTGGAGGATACTTCAGCAAAGCTGGAGCAGCTAACAGCAAGCGGCGGCACCGATCTCAGCTTGTTGTCTCTTCCGTTAGCTGACACCTCGCTTGCATGGGAGCCATTAATGGAAGAAGAAATTTGCCTCGCGATCCCGCCGCAGCATCCGCTTGCGGAAAGCACGGAGCCTGTGCCGATTAGCCTATTGCGCAACGAACCCTTTATCGGATTAAAAAAAGGCCAGGGCTTCAGGCAAATTACAGTCGAGTTGTGTCAGGCTTCAGGCTTTACGCCGCAAATCGTATTTGAAAGCAGCAATATTGAAACCGTCCAATCGCTCGTCGCGGGCGGCATGGGCATCGCTTTCGTCCCGAAAATGCTGACACGCCAAAGAGGGAGCGAATTCGCTCCCATCTATTTGCCGCTATCGCCCAAAGCATCTCGGACGCTGGTCATCGCCAGCCGCAAAGGCCGTTACCTGTCTAAAGCTACAGAAGCTTTCATTAGGACGATGAACAAAACCATTGTCCACTATAAATAA
- the nth gene encoding endonuclease III — MNAKQKMRHILDTLAEMFPDAHCELNHSNPFELTIAVLMSAQCTDEMVNKVTESLFQKYKQPEDYVAVPLEELEQDIRRIGLFRSKASNIQKLCRILIDKYDGETPSTHEQLVELPGVGRKTANVVMSNAFNVPAIAVDTHVERVSKRLSVAKPDDSVLEVEKKLMKLVPKDEWTLTHHRLIFFGRYHCKAQNPQCEVCPLLDLCKEGKQRMKPGLNKKTVKRVAK, encoded by the coding sequence ATGAATGCGAAGCAGAAGATGCGGCACATATTGGATACTCTTGCGGAGATGTTTCCAGACGCACATTGCGAGCTGAACCATTCTAATCCGTTTGAGCTGACGATTGCCGTCTTAATGTCTGCGCAATGTACCGATGAGATGGTGAATAAGGTAACCGAGAGCCTATTTCAAAAGTATAAGCAGCCGGAGGACTATGTGGCGGTTCCGCTGGAAGAGCTGGAGCAGGATATTCGAAGGATCGGTTTATTCCGAAGCAAAGCTTCCAATATTCAAAAATTGTGCCGCATTCTCATTGATAAATACGATGGAGAAACTCCTTCCACGCATGAGCAGCTGGTCGAGCTGCCGGGTGTTGGACGCAAGACGGCGAATGTCGTCATGTCTAATGCGTTTAATGTGCCGGCTATTGCAGTCGATACCCATGTTGAACGTGTATCCAAGCGCCTTAGTGTAGCGAAGCCTGATGATTCTGTGCTGGAAGTTGAGAAGAAGCTCATGAAGCTTGTTCCCAAAGACGAATGGACCCTTACCCATCATCGGCTCATATTTTTCGGCCGCTATCATTGCAAGGCGCAAAATCCACAATGCGAGGTTTGTCCGCTGCTGGATTTGTGCAAAGAAGGAAAACAACGTATGAAGCCAGGCTTAAACAAGAAAACTGTTAAGAGAGTGGCTAAATAA
- a CDS encoding carbon-nitrogen family hydrolase, whose protein sequence is MNTEKLNVALLQMDIDAGNPEANFAKLEQMLEKAVSGERKLDVIIFPEMWNTGYALTEIETLADVNGERTKQLLSAFSAKHQVNIVAGSIAESRADGIYNTIFAFDRAGETIADYSKIHLFRLMDEEKYLQAGDKLGFFQLGGQEAGMMICYDIRFPELARKLALGGAKLLFVPAEWPNPRLHHWKTLLTARAIENQMFVIACNRVGQSGETSFFGHSLVLDPWGETIAEGGEEEAIIYAEIDLSLVDAVRGKIPVFEDRRPGLY, encoded by the coding sequence ATGAATACTGAGAAATTAAACGTTGCGCTGCTGCAAATGGATATAGATGCAGGTAATCCAGAGGCTAACTTTGCCAAGCTGGAGCAAATGCTTGAGAAAGCGGTTAGCGGTGAGCGAAAGCTGGATGTTATTATTTTTCCCGAAATGTGGAACACGGGCTACGCGCTGACGGAAATTGAAACGCTAGCCGATGTGAATGGAGAACGTACGAAGCAGTTATTGTCAGCCTTCTCGGCCAAGCATCAAGTGAATATTGTTGCGGGCTCAATCGCGGAAAGCAGGGCGGATGGGATTTATAATACGATCTTTGCTTTCGACCGTGCGGGGGAAACGATTGCGGATTATTCTAAAATTCATTTGTTTCGTTTAATGGACGAGGAAAAATATTTGCAGGCTGGCGATAAGCTAGGCTTCTTCCAGCTCGGCGGTCAGGAAGCCGGCATGATGATCTGTTATGATATCCGTTTCCCTGAGCTTGCTCGCAAGCTGGCGCTTGGAGGCGCCAAGCTGTTATTTGTTCCAGCCGAATGGCCTAATCCGCGCCTGCATCACTGGAAAACGCTGCTGACCGCAAGAGCGATTGAAAATCAAATGTTCGTCATTGCCTGCAATCGGGTGGGGCAAAGCGGCGAAACGAGCTTTTTCGGCCATTCACTCGTGCTTGATCCGTGGGGGGAAACGATTGCTGAGGGTGGGGAGGAAGAAGCGATTATTTATGCGGAAATCGATTTGTCGCTAGTTGATGCCGTTCGAGGCAAAATTCCCGTTTTCGAAGACCGCAGGCCTGGACTCTATTAG
- a CDS encoding GerMN domain-containing protein, whose protein sequence is MLRTVSQFMVTLCIVGLVAGCGAVNKPTESGAGSSPSPSIQPSAAPTAEPSIEPEKQTAEIKVYGGNEELDGLVEQQVQVAYSSELELVQNAITALQHVEGEGAVSLWKLIEVKSVLLGSDGQVTIDLHLSDESRLGSPGEVLVLETLQKTLFQFDFVKAYDLLVDGDSADTLMGHVELEHPTFRP, encoded by the coding sequence ATGCTGCGAACAGTAAGCCAGTTCATGGTAACTTTATGTATAGTTGGACTTGTAGCGGGCTGCGGTGCGGTAAATAAGCCGACTGAATCAGGCGCGGGCAGCAGCCCGTCGCCTTCTATTCAGCCATCTGCTGCTCCGACAGCCGAGCCGTCAATTGAGCCTGAAAAACAGACAGCGGAAATAAAGGTATACGGGGGAAATGAAGAGCTGGACGGTTTAGTGGAGCAGCAGGTTCAGGTTGCCTATAGCTCAGAGCTGGAGCTTGTTCAAAACGCAATAACAGCACTGCAGCATGTGGAGGGCGAAGGCGCTGTATCACTGTGGAAGCTGATCGAGGTTAAATCGGTGCTGCTGGGAAGCGATGGCCAGGTGACGATTGATCTCCATCTGTCTGATGAATCCCGGCTCGGTTCGCCAGGCGAAGTATTAGTGCTGGAGACGCTCCAGAAAACATTGTTCCAGTTCGATTTTGTAAAAGCCTATGATTTGCTCGTCGATGGAGACAGCGCTGATACGCTGATGGGCCATGTTGAGCTTGAGCATCCAACATTCAGGCCCTAG
- a CDS encoding NAD/NADP transhydrogenase alpha subunit — protein MKCISVYTNSFELFSDIYEQVLSSPPEENEDIVVEGVTVSGSGDVPDQYIERMRQKPEVVVMREKERNIMILQHGNVFEICMPSDDEEIA, from the coding sequence GTGAAGTGTATTTCCGTGTATACAAATAGTTTTGAGCTTTTCTCTGATATTTATGAGCAAGTGCTTAGCTCCCCGCCAGAAGAAAACGAGGATATCGTAGTGGAAGGCGTAACCGTTAGCGGCTCTGGCGACGTGCCTGACCAATACATCGAGCGTATGCGTCAAAAACCGGAAGTCGTTGTTATGCGTGAAAAAGAGCGTAACATTATGATTTTGCAGCATGGCAATGTATTCGAAATTTGCATGCCTTCCGATGATGAGGAAATTGCATAG
- a CDS encoding pyridoxal phosphate-dependent aminotransferase: METKLEQHIIKPADRMTGLPTQFFAKLVAKANAQVAKGRDVINLGQGNPDQPTPPHIVAKLQEAATNPMYHRYPPFSGYPFLKEAVAKRYKEDYNVDIDPTTEVAILFGGKTGLVEISQCLLNPGDVCLVPDPGYPDYWSGVALAGADMHFMPLTAENRFLPDYSAIDEAALERAKLMFMNYPNNPTGAVANAQFYAQTVEFARRTGVVVASDFAYGAIGFDNERPISFLQTPGAKEVGIEFYTLSKSYNMAGWRVGFALGNSQIISLINLMQDHYYCSLFGGIQEAAAEALTGPQQCVTELGAMYERRREALFGALDRIGWKAERPGGSFFCWLPVPEGYTSESFADLLLQEADVVVAPGVGFGSFGEGYVRLGLLTSEARLEEAVERIGKLGIFKA; the protein is encoded by the coding sequence ATGGAAACAAAGCTGGAACAGCATATCATTAAACCAGCAGATCGTATGACGGGCTTGCCTACGCAATTTTTTGCTAAATTGGTTGCGAAGGCTAATGCCCAAGTCGCCAAAGGCCGCGACGTTATTAACCTTGGACAAGGCAATCCCGATCAGCCGACACCGCCGCATATTGTGGCAAAGCTTCAGGAAGCTGCTACTAACCCTATGTATCACCGTTATCCGCCTTTTAGCGGCTACCCTTTTCTCAAGGAAGCCGTCGCAAAACGTTATAAGGAAGATTATAACGTTGATATAGACCCAACCACGGAAGTCGCCATTTTGTTCGGCGGGAAAACAGGCCTGGTGGAAATTAGCCAGTGCCTGCTCAATCCCGGCGATGTCTGTCTCGTGCCTGATCCGGGCTATCCCGATTATTGGTCAGGCGTGGCACTCGCTGGAGCGGATATGCACTTTATGCCGCTAACGGCGGAAAACCGCTTTTTGCCCGATTATAGCGCCATTGACGAAGCTGCGCTCGAGCGGGCCAAGCTGATGTTTATGAACTATCCGAATAATCCGACTGGAGCGGTCGCTAACGCACAATTTTATGCACAGACGGTTGAATTCGCCCGCCGCACAGGTGTCGTTGTTGCCAGTGACTTTGCTTATGGCGCGATTGGCTTTGATAACGAGCGCCCGATCAGCTTCCTCCAAACGCCGGGAGCAAAAGAAGTCGGCATTGAGTTTTATACATTGTCCAAGTCCTATAACATGGCGGGCTGGCGCGTAGGCTTTGCACTAGGCAACTCACAGATCATTTCCTTAATTAATCTTATGCAGGATCATTATTATTGCAGCCTGTTTGGCGGCATTCAAGAAGCGGCTGCCGAAGCGCTGACTGGACCGCAGCAATGTGTAACGGAGCTCGGTGCCATGTATGAGCGCAGACGCGAAGCTTTGTTCGGCGCCCTTGACCGCATCGGCTGGAAAGCAGAGCGCCCTGGAGGCTCCTTCTTCTGCTGGCTGCCTGTTCCGGAAGGCTACACGTCTGAGTCTTTCGCGGATCTTTTATTGCAGGAAGCGGATGTCGTTGTCGCGCCGGGTGTCGGCTTCGGGTCCTTCGGCGAAGGCTATGTGCGGCTTGGTTTGCTTACGAGCGAAGCTCGGCTGGAGGAAGCGGTTGAACGTATTGGCAAGCTTGGCATTTTCAAAGCCTAG
- the leuC gene encoding 3-isopropylmalate dehydratase large subunit: MAKRTMFEKIWDNHVIYQEEGKPSIIYIDLQLVHEVTSPQAFEGLRMSGRKVRRPDLTFATMDHNVPTKDRFNIKDPISKQQIDTLTQNCKDFGVKLFDLDNIDQGVVHVMGPEIGLTHPGKTIVCGDSHTSTHGAFGALAFGIGTSEVEHVMATQCLQQSKAKTMEVRFTGSRKPGVTAKDMILGVIAKYGTDFATGYVIEYTGEAIRSLTMEERMTVCNMSIEGGARAGLIAPDETTFNYLRGREYAPADYDAAVEEWKLLSTDEGATYDTVVEFDVDSLIPQVTWGTSPGMGTDITSSVPFPDQLPTENERKAAEKALEYMDLKPGTPMNEIEIDYVFIGSCTNGRIEDLRAAAEIARGYKVSDRVTAIVVPGSGRVKIQAEKEGLDKVFIDAGFEWREAGCSMCLAMNPDVLEPGQRCASTSNRNFEGRQGRGGRTHLVSPAMAVAAAVMGRFTDVRDWNVKTEVLN, from the coding sequence ATGGCTAAAAGAACGATGTTTGAGAAAATTTGGGACAATCATGTCATTTATCAAGAAGAAGGTAAGCCAAGCATTATTTATATTGATCTTCAATTAGTGCACGAAGTAACTTCGCCGCAAGCATTCGAAGGTCTTCGCATGTCTGGTCGTAAAGTACGTCGTCCAGATTTGACATTCGCAACGATGGATCACAACGTTCCTACGAAAGACCGCTTCAACATTAAAGATCCAATTTCCAAGCAGCAAATTGATACACTGACGCAAAACTGTAAAGATTTCGGTGTAAAGCTGTTTGATCTTGATAATATCGACCAAGGCGTTGTACACGTTATGGGTCCAGAAATTGGTCTTACGCATCCGGGCAAAACGATCGTTTGCGGCGACAGCCATACTTCCACGCATGGTGCGTTTGGCGCGCTGGCATTTGGTATTGGAACTTCCGAGGTTGAGCATGTAATGGCAACACAATGCTTGCAGCAATCGAAAGCAAAAACGATGGAAGTTCGCTTCACGGGCAGCCGTAAACCGGGCGTAACGGCAAAAGATATGATTTTGGGCGTTATCGCAAAATACGGTACGGACTTCGCTACTGGCTACGTTATCGAGTACACAGGCGAAGCGATTCGCTCGCTGACGATGGAAGAGCGCATGACAGTTTGCAACATGTCGATCGAAGGCGGCGCTCGCGCAGGTCTGATCGCTCCTGACGAAACGACGTTCAACTATCTTCGTGGACGCGAATATGCTCCAGCCGATTATGATGCAGCAGTAGAAGAGTGGAAATTGCTTTCCACTGATGAAGGCGCAACTTATGATACGGTTGTTGAGTTTGATGTAGATTCTCTGATCCCGCAAGTAACTTGGGGTACAAGCCCTGGTATGGGTACAGATATTACATCTTCGGTTCCTTTCCCGGATCAGCTGCCTACAGAAAACGAGCGTAAAGCTGCTGAGAAGGCACTTGAATATATGGATTTGAAGCCAGGCACGCCTATGAACGAAATCGAGATTGATTACGTGTTTATCGGTTCTTGTACAAATGGACGGATTGAGGATCTTCGCGCTGCTGCTGAAATCGCTCGCGGCTACAAAGTTAGCGATAGAGTTACGGCAATCGTAGTTCCAGGCTCGGGCCGCGTTAAAATTCAGGCTGAAAAAGAAGGCCTTGATAAAGTATTTATAGATGCAGGCTTCGAATGGCGTGAAGCAGGCTGCTCGATGTGTCTGGCGATGAACCCGGACGTTCTGGAGCCAGGACAACGCTGCGCTTCGACATCGAACCGCAACTTCGAAGGCCGCCAAGGCCGCGGAGGCCGTACGCATCTCGTATCTCCAGCAATGGCTGTTGCTGCAGCTGTTATGGGCCGCTTTACAGATGTGCGTGATTGGAATGTCAAAACAGAAGTGTTGAACTAA
- a CDS encoding N-acetylmuramoyl-L-alanine amidase family protein, giving the protein MKKFVPILLLMSLLFTLFSSAGHAAEVVPKLYLNGALLDSKVAPQIVDNKYTLVPIRLVSESIGYNVGWSSATQTVTVHNGSDSIVLTINQDVAFINNEQVKLDTPALLQKGTTLIPLRFVGESLGMKVNWDQSTKSVQLFKEPDPTPTPTPTADPVVTQPDGIVTGISYDNENAIIIHYEGSAVYNQPFKLENPKRIVMDIPKASYSDTLLAQLSSGQINLEVGEHPYLNGIRYSLFSTSPATVRIVLDLKADADVDIINSALGEIRVNVIDPLPVEATPSPTPTPMPSATPTPTAGPTLPANGVYSIVIDAGHGGSDPGAKGINGRWEKEFNLSISLKVKALLDKESKIKAYLSRPDDNYVKLEDRVKFAENLKANLFLSVHANSNPSSAATGTETYYTRASSKAFADAVHKQFAKATGLKDRGVKQQSLHVTRETTMPAILLEAGFLSNADDYKKLFDEAVQNNIAAGIVAGIKDYLKI; this is encoded by the coding sequence ATGAAGAAATTTGTACCGATTCTGTTGCTCATGTCGTTGTTATTTACACTGTTTTCCAGTGCAGGACATGCTGCCGAGGTTGTGCCAAAGCTTTATTTGAATGGGGCTTTATTAGATTCGAAGGTAGCGCCGCAAATCGTCGACAACAAGTATACGCTTGTGCCGATTCGGCTTGTGTCGGAGAGTATCGGCTACAATGTAGGCTGGTCGTCAGCTACACAGACAGTTACTGTACATAATGGTTCTGATTCCATCGTACTTACGATTAACCAGGATGTCGCCTTTATTAACAATGAGCAGGTGAAGCTCGATACCCCAGCTCTGCTGCAAAAAGGGACAACCCTTATTCCGCTGCGGTTTGTTGGTGAATCTCTCGGGATGAAGGTCAATTGGGATCAATCGACAAAATCCGTCCAATTGTTTAAAGAACCAGATCCAACGCCCACTCCAACTCCAACAGCAGATCCGGTTGTCACACAGCCTGATGGCATTGTAACAGGTATTTCCTATGACAATGAAAATGCAATTATTATTCATTACGAGGGAAGCGCAGTCTACAATCAGCCCTTTAAGCTAGAAAACCCGAAACGGATCGTAATGGACATTCCAAAGGCCTCTTACTCGGATACGCTTTTGGCACAGCTGAGCTCAGGGCAGATCAATCTTGAAGTAGGCGAGCATCCTTACTTGAATGGCATACGCTATTCGTTGTTCTCGACTAGCCCGGCAACCGTCCGCATTGTGCTTGATCTGAAAGCAGATGCCGATGTGGATATCATAAACAGCGCGTTAGGCGAAATTCGCGTGAATGTCATTGATCCGCTGCCTGTGGAAGCTACACCGTCACCAACGCCAACTCCAATGCCTTCTGCAACGCCAACGCCAACTGCGGGTCCAACACTGCCAGCAAACGGTGTTTATTCGATCGTAATTGACGCGGGGCATGGCGGCTCTGATCCAGGTGCCAAAGGAATTAACGGCAGATGGGAGAAAGAATTTAATCTCAGTATTTCTTTGAAAGTGAAGGCCTTGCTGGATAAGGAATCGAAAATAAAAGCTTATTTATCCCGCCCGGATGACAATTACGTGAAGCTAGAGGATCGGGTAAAGTTTGCTGAAAATCTTAAAGCCAATTTATTTTTGTCTGTTCATGCCAATAGCAATCCAAGCAGTGCCGCAACAGGTACGGAAACCTATTACACAAGAGCTAGCAGCAAGGCATTTGCCGATGCGGTGCATAAGCAGTTTGCTAAAGCAACAGGTCTTAAGGACCGCGGGGTCAAGCAGCAAAGCCTGCATGTAACGAGAGAAACGACGATGCCGGCGATTTTGCTCGAAGCAGGATTTTTGTCTAATGCCGACGATTACAAGAAGCTGTTTGATGAAGCGGTGCAAAATAACATAGCTGCTGGAATTGTCGCAGGAATCAAGGATTATTTAAAAATATAA
- the leuD gene encoding 3-isopropylmalate dehydratase small subunit, whose translation MEPFKQFKGIVAPVDRVNVDTDAIIPKQFLKRIERSGFGQFLFYEWRFFENGEVNPEFEPNKPRYQGASVLISRANFGCGSSREHAPWAILDYGYKVVIAPSYADIFYNNCFKNGILPLKLSEEQVEDLFQRTAKHDGYMLNVDLENNRLTDDYGLEINFELDEHRRQFLLQGLDDIGLTLQHEDKITAYEQKRAAKAQA comes from the coding sequence ATGGAACCATTTAAACAGTTTAAGGGCATCGTTGCTCCAGTCGATCGTGTCAACGTAGATACAGATGCGATTATTCCTAAACAATTTTTGAAGCGTATTGAGCGCAGCGGCTTTGGACAGTTTTTGTTTTACGAATGGCGCTTTTTTGAAAACGGCGAAGTAAACCCGGAGTTTGAGCCGAATAAGCCACGCTATCAAGGTGCTTCCGTTCTCATTTCTCGCGCTAACTTTGGCTGCGGCTCCTCCCGTGAGCATGCGCCATGGGCGATTCTCGACTATGGCTACAAAGTCGTTATCGCACCATCTTATGCGGACATTTTCTACAACAATTGCTTCAAAAACGGCATTTTGCCGCTTAAGCTGAGCGAAGAGCAGGTTGAAGACTTGTTCCAGCGCACAGCGAAGCATGATGGCTACATGCTGAATGTTGATTTGGAAAACAATCGTCTGACTGATGATTACGGATTGGAAATCAACTTTGAGCTTGATGAGCACCGTCGCCAGTTTTTGCTGCAAGGTCTTGATGATATCGGTCTGACGCTTCAGCACGAAGATAAAATTACAGCTTACGAGCAAAAACGCGCTGCAAAAGCGCAAGCATAA
- a CDS encoding S-layer homology domain-containing protein, with amino-acid sequence MALSRSSKSIIAGTIAFSVLAGPFVVPAPISYAATVSSNPFNDVASNHWAQKHITKLSFQGIINGSNGLFRPADNVTQQEAVLMALRFIGAANEAPADDTVAFPETFVIKSDFKGEVKLAFDKGLLDQAEEYALAASGDQAVGWGQRPATREWVTKLLIRAINQKSTADSLQNAVSSFNDADQIASSYRGYVNAAVSLDLVKGVTAVKFDPKANVNRASLATLFSRAEKLYPVEYAGQATGVLLQASDTGITIYSKEQSAVYTLSANTAIYRYDSETPIAAKDLVQYANVTVITKSGTAAYVELQDDKPQIKTLTGTVGRVLPDQKLLYVWIDNKPVEVYYDDSLIVTETSGKTIAISDLKENSAITVTQDTFRASPKALKITVDQQTGAAVLKGTFISGDASVLTYEDSAGKLNSKFLGSTVEIIIEGIVGPTIGDLIKDVDQLQITTNDQDQITKIEVINRNVQTLVGAQVESYNADKKFLVVFDSAGNKAYPLYLTDKTRIDNNGNAIKLEDIGTWLTKNRKLTITYSGDKVVSLSIASKYTGKLVSINASSNSVTLSVPGGVDVTVAYSAPTVEVPGISAASLTDLKVGDTITTVMNVNQDRATLIQVHRPIQYEVRAVNTGTKKVTVVNAQNVQTDLVLSGIDITNETGSKVAIDTLVPGTLINVSYIGKQITAVKSIVVSYGTVQSVGTNSITLTNENGQTTTAALGQTFFITKGTSTSATTSTLATGDRVQLSKNENDVVLVTVAVGQTRTFWQYDATAGQLWTLKTTDADNGNYFYVTGTTKLLKDGKAISLQDIIYGDQIIVYAFKNKAVEIVKV; translated from the coding sequence ATGGCATTGTCACGATCATCAAAATCTATTATTGCAGGTACGATTGCATTTTCCGTTTTGGCGGGGCCGTTTGTAGTTCCCGCGCCTATTTCGTATGCGGCGACAGTAAGCTCCAATCCGTTTAACGATGTAGCATCGAATCACTGGGCGCAAAAGCATATTACAAAGCTTTCGTTTCAAGGCATCATTAATGGCTCAAACGGTTTATTTCGTCCGGCTGACAATGTGACGCAGCAGGAAGCCGTTCTTATGGCTTTGCGTTTTATTGGTGCAGCAAATGAAGCGCCGGCTGATGATACGGTTGCGTTTCCGGAAACATTTGTCATTAAGAGCGATTTTAAGGGCGAAGTGAAGCTTGCTTTCGATAAAGGCTTGCTGGATCAGGCTGAAGAATATGCGCTTGCCGCTTCCGGCGATCAAGCTGTAGGCTGGGGACAACGCCCAGCTACACGGGAATGGGTAACGAAGCTGCTCATTCGTGCTATTAATCAGAAGAGTACAGCGGACAGCCTGCAAAATGCCGTTTCATCGTTTAATGATGCAGACCAAATTGCCAGCAGCTACCGCGGCTATGTCAATGCTGCTGTTTCACTAGATTTGGTTAAAGGCGTAACAGCCGTCAAGTTCGATCCTAAAGCGAATGTAAACCGTGCAAGCCTTGCAACACTGTTCAGCCGTGCTGAGAAGCTGTACCCGGTTGAATATGCAGGACAAGCAACGGGTGTGCTGCTGCAAGCCAGCGACACGGGCATTACGATTTACAGCAAGGAGCAGTCGGCTGTATACACGCTCAGCGCAAATACGGCCATTTATCGTTATGACTCGGAAACGCCTATTGCAGCTAAGGATCTTGTACAATATGCGAATGTAACGGTTATTACGAAATCGGGTACGGCTGCGTACGTGGAGCTTCAGGATGACAAGCCGCAAATAAAGACGCTAACAGGCACGGTTGGCCGCGTGCTGCCGGATCAGAAGCTGCTATACGTGTGGATTGATAATAAGCCGGTAGAGGTTTATTACGACGACTCGCTTATCGTAACCGAAACGTCTGGCAAGACGATTGCCATTAGCGACTTGAAGGAAAACAGCGCAATTACAGTGACGCAGGATACGTTCCGTGCGTCCCCTAAGGCGCTGAAAATTACAGTTGATCAGCAGACAGGAGCAGCCGTGCTGAAAGGTACGTTTATTTCTGGCGATGCAAGCGTCCTTACGTATGAAGACAGCGCAGGCAAGCTGAACTCTAAATTTTTGGGCAGCACGGTTGAAATTATAATCGAAGGCATCGTAGGGCCAACGATTGGCGATTTGATTAAAGATGTGGATCAACTGCAAATTACAACGAATGATCAGGATCAGATTACAAAAATCGAAGTCATAAACCGCAACGTTCAGACGCTTGTTGGCGCTCAGGTGGAAAGCTACAACGCGGACAAAAAATTCCTTGTCGTTTTTGACTCTGCCGGGAATAAAGCTTACCCGCTTTATTTGACAGACAAGACGAGAATTGACAACAACGGTAACGCAATCAAGCTGGAGGATATCGGCACTTGGCTGACTAAAAACCGCAAGCTGACGATTACTTACAGTGGAGACAAGGTTGTGTCCTTGTCGATCGCAAGCAAATACACGGGCAAACTCGTTTCCATTAATGCCTCCAGCAACTCCGTTACACTAAGCGTGCCTGGCGGCGTAGATGTTACGGTTGCTTATTCGGCACCAACGGTGGAGGTTCCAGGCATTTCAGCAGCATCTCTGACTGATCTTAAAGTTGGCGATACGATTACAACGGTTATGAATGTGAATCAGGATCGGGCAACGCTCATTCAGGTTCATCGTCCAATCCAATATGAAGTGCGCGCAGTAAACACTGGCACCAAAAAGGTTACGGTCGTTAATGCGCAAAATGTACAGACAGATCTAGTGCTGTCGGGAATCGATATTACGAATGAGACAGGAAGCAAGGTGGCGATTGATACACTTGTTCCGGGTACTTTGATTAATGTCAGCTACATTGGCAAGCAAATAACTGCCGTGAAATCCATCGTTGTATCTTATGGAACCGTTCAATCGGTAGGCACAAACAGCATTACGCTGACGAATGAGAACGGTCAGACAACAACGGCTGCGCTTGGTCAAACATTTTTCATTACGAAGGGCACATCTACTTCTGCAACTACATCGACGCTCGCAACGGGAGATCGGGTCCAACTGAGCAAAAATGAAAATGATGTGGTGCTGGTCACCGTAGCCGTTGGCCAGACAAGAACGTTTTGGCAGTATGACGCTACGGCTGGACAGCTGTGGACACTCAAAACGACCGATGCGGACAATGGCAATTATTTTTATGTGACAGGTACAACGAAGCTGTTGAAGGATGGAAAAGCGATTTCGCTACAGGACATCATATACGGCGATCAGATCATCGTTTATGCCTTCAAAAATAAAGCGGTGGAAATCGTAAAAGTGTAA